One part of the Nostoc sp. PCC 7120 = FACHB-418 genome encodes these proteins:
- the sipA gene encoding regulatory protein SipA yields MSEEFIVGSKVRVVALPPYIKTADPMPMLRPPDVIQLGEEGIVLDRRPGGYWGVRFTKGAFLIDSQYIESVDKLPENHDV; encoded by the coding sequence ATGTCTGAAGAATTTATCGTTGGTAGTAAAGTCCGTGTAGTGGCATTACCGCCCTATATCAAAACCGCAGACCCCATGCCCATGCTACGCCCCCCTGATGTGATTCAACTTGGTGAAGAAGGCATTGTACTTGACCGTCGTCCTGGCGGATATTGGGGTGTCCGCTTTACTAAAGGTGCATTTCTCATCGATAGCCAATACATCGAAAGTGTGGATAAGCTTCCAGAAAATCATGATGTGTAA
- a CDS encoding acetate kinase encodes MKVLILNAGSSSQKSCLYEIPDDALLSEAPQPLWEGKVNWTQDRSVAEIEVKTARGETLHESIYGDSRQAHVTYMLYTLSRGATKVIGQLSEIDVVGHRVVHGGQNYRHSVIITEEVKQAIAKLSNLAPAHNPAALEGIEAIEKSLGDVPQVAVFDTGFHATLPDAAAIYPGPFEWVEQGIRRYGFHGISHQYCSARAAQILGRDLASLRIITCHLGNGCSLAAIKNGRSIDTTMGFTPLDGLMMGSRSGAIDPGIIVHLMRQSDYSAERLDYVLNKASGLRGISGVSSDLPQVIEAITQGNYRAQLAWDMYVHRLRSGIGSMLASLGGLDVLVFTAGVGEKSAGIRQAACEAFGFLGLKLDPEKNQNKPVDIDIATADSTVRVLVIHTQEDWAIAQQCWHLLKR; translated from the coding sequence ATGAAAGTACTAATTTTGAATGCTGGTTCAAGCAGCCAAAAGAGTTGTCTATATGAAATTCCCGATGATGCTCTCCTGAGTGAAGCACCCCAGCCGCTTTGGGAAGGGAAAGTTAACTGGACTCAAGACAGAAGTGTGGCGGAAATTGAGGTCAAAACAGCTAGAGGTGAAACGCTCCATGAGTCTATATATGGTGATTCCCGTCAAGCACACGTCACCTATATGCTTTATACCCTCAGTCGCGGTGCAACTAAGGTTATCGGTCAATTATCCGAAATCGATGTGGTGGGACATCGGGTGGTACATGGTGGGCAAAATTACCGCCATAGTGTAATTATTACTGAAGAAGTGAAACAGGCGATCGCTAAATTATCCAACCTCGCCCCAGCACATAATCCTGCCGCCTTGGAAGGTATCGAAGCTATCGAAAAAAGTTTGGGTGATGTTCCCCAAGTAGCAGTGTTTGATACTGGCTTCCATGCCACTCTACCCGATGCCGCCGCTATTTATCCCGGCCCTTTTGAATGGGTGGAACAAGGTATCCGCCGCTATGGATTTCATGGCATTAGTCACCAATACTGTTCGGCTCGTGCGGCTCAAATCCTTGGTCGAGATTTGGCATCTCTGCGGATAATTACCTGCCATCTGGGCAATGGTTGCTCTTTGGCAGCAATTAAAAATGGTCGCAGTATTGACACTACAATGGGTTTCACACCTTTAGATGGGTTGATGATGGGTAGTCGTTCCGGTGCCATCGATCCGGGGATCATTGTTCACTTAATGCGACAATCAGATTACTCTGCTGAAAGATTGGACTATGTTTTAAATAAAGCTTCCGGCTTACGCGGTATTTCTGGGGTTTCCAGCGATTTACCCCAGGTCATAGAAGCCATTACCCAAGGTAACTACCGCGCCCAACTGGCGTGGGATATGTACGTACATCGGCTGCGTTCTGGGATTGGTTCCATGTTGGCGAGTCTGGGGGGTTTGGATGTGTTGGTGTTTACCGCAGGCGTAGGGGAAAAATCAGCAGGTATTCGCCAAGCAGCTTGTGAAGCCTTTGGGTTTTTAGGGTTAAAACTTGACCCAGAAAAGAACCAAAACAAACCAGTAGATATAGATATCGCCACTGCTGATTCTACAGTACGGGTGTTAGTAATTCATACTCAAGAAGATTGGGCGATCGCACAACAATGTTGGCATTTGTTAAAAAGGTAA
- a CDS encoding peroxiredoxin — protein sequence MISRRNFLHILLVSCFAVISWLNLPPTAYALGGKLPPINQPAPDFTLPTNTGDGKLSLGDLRGKWVVLYFYPKDFTSGCTIEARRFQQDLPTYLDKNVQIIGVSADDIDSHAEFCDSEGLKFPLLADTDGAVSKAYGSWIGYVSMRHSFIIDPQGILRETFVKVNPSVHSTEVLARLEKLQSTAS from the coding sequence ATGATTTCCCGACGCAATTTTCTGCATATTTTGCTTGTCAGCTGCTTTGCTGTTATTAGCTGGTTAAACTTGCCCCCCACTGCCTATGCACTTGGGGGCAAACTCCCCCCTATCAACCAACCTGCACCCGATTTTACGTTACCAACCAATACAGGTGATGGTAAACTTTCTCTTGGTGATTTGCGGGGTAAATGGGTAGTCTTGTATTTTTACCCCAAAGACTTTACATCGGGTTGCACGATTGAAGCTCGTCGTTTTCAGCAAGATTTACCAACCTATCTAGATAAAAATGTCCAGATTATTGGTGTGAGTGCTGATGATATAGACTCCCATGCTGAATTTTGTGATTCCGAGGGTCTAAAATTTCCTTTGTTGGCTGATACTGATGGTGCAGTTAGTAAAGCCTACGGTTCTTGGATCGGTTATGTATCTATGCGTCATAGCTTTATCATCGATCCACAAGGTATTCTCCGGGAAACTTTTGTCAAAGTTAACCCGTCTGTTCACAGTACAGAAGTTTTGGCTCGACTTGAAAAATTGCAGTCCACAGCTTCTTGA